In Anopheles gambiae chromosome 2, idAnoGambNW_F1_1, whole genome shotgun sequence, a single window of DNA contains:
- the LOC1278417 gene encoding 32 kDa beta-galactoside-binding lectin lec-3 yields MALMLPIFNPEMPCLGAILGGLQPGKKIIVQGTLTADRFNINLQYGPEVDPRDDTALHLSIRPGDRRIVRNTYVDQCWQDEERSGGCPISTGEPFTLEIRVKDTHYSIRFNDEKYCTFSHRMPFEMVNFIHLGAGASIDSVLETF; encoded by the exons ATGGCGCTAATGCTTCCGATATTCAATCCG GAGATGCCATGCCTTGGGGCCATCCTTGGTGGATTGCAGCCGGGAAAGAAAATCATCGTCCAAGGAACACTCACAGCTGACAG ATTTAACATTAATCTGCAATACGGCCCCGAGGTAGATCCGCGAGATGACACCGCGCTGCATCTGAGCATTCGGCCGGGCGATAGGAGAATCGTCCGAAACACATACGTCGATCAGTGCTGGCAGGATGAGGAACGGTCCGGAGGATGCCCGATCAGCACGGGGGAACCATTTACGCTGGAAATCAGAGTGAAGGATACGCACTACTCCATTCGTTTCAATGATGAGAAGTATTGCACCTTCTCACATCGCATGCCGTTCGAAATGGTTAACTTTATACATCTTGGAGCTGGTGCTAGTATTGATTCGGTGCTGGAAACGTTTTAA